The Saimiri boliviensis isolate mSaiBol1 chromosome 12, mSaiBol1.pri, whole genome shotgun sequence nucleotide sequence TAGGTGCCCTGCTTGTGGTCAAATACCCGCTCATTGTTCTCCACCAGGCTGCCCAGCTTCTCAGCCAGCTGCAGAGCCAGGTTCTGCTGGGCAGTAGGCTCGGTGCGGTGCATCACCACTGTCTGCGTCGGCTGGTCCAGGGAGGCCTGACAGGCGCAAGGTAGAGGAGGGGACACGACACAGATCAGGGCCCTCTGCTCCAATCCCTCCATGGCTCCACCTGCCCACTTGGCACCCCAGCTCTTACCATTAGCTCCTCATTAATGATCATCTTGCTGATGATAGAGTGCACAGTGGGCAGATCCAGCTCAAACATGTCTGACAGCGTCTCCATGCTGGGGAGAAagaaggcagagggcaggggcAGTCAGGACCCTTACCCACAAGGCTGGGGCCCCTCTGTGTGCCCAGGGCCCAGCCTACCTGATGGAGTCGTAGACACTGCTGTAGGTGAAGAGGTAGGTTCTCAGTGACTCTTCCTGGATCTTCCTGcgggaagaggggagagaagggacagGGCCTCAGAGAAGGAGACCAACCAGTCTTTTCCCTGACGCACCACAGCCTCCCTTGTCTGCTCACCTAACCAGCATGGTGCGGACTTTGTCAGCCTCGGGGAAAAGGTCCCACACTTTCCCATTCATCTTCTCATTGATGATGAAACTGTGGCAGGTCTTCCAGTCACCCATCTTCATGGCCTTAGAGGCAGCAACCACATGTTCCCTCATGGACTCAGGGGGACCTGAAAAGGTGGGAATGAGGCAGGGCCTAGGGAACTTGGGACCAGGGCACCTGCTCCATTGCTCCTGGAGGAGCAAACCACACTAGAGACTCTCCCCATTCTCCACCAAACAGCCATGCAGTCGCCCAAGTCACTCCATCTGACAATGTACTTCAGTTTGAACTAAATCAGTCTATAGATACACTTCAGGGAACTGCTGAATGCCTCAAAAATGTTGACAAATTGTGCTTGTGTCCACATGTGCATCCTCTTAGGAAGGGGCCCACGGCTTTCATCAGATTCTGGTAAGCTTCCTTGACCTAAAAACACCTCTCccaccgggtgcagtggctcaagcctgtaatcccagcactttgggaggccgaggcgggtggatcacgaggtcaagagatcgagaccatcctggtcaacatggtgaaaccctgtctctactaaaaatacaaaacattagctgggcgtggtggcacttgcctgtaatcccagcgactcaggaggttgaggcaggagaattgcctgaacccaggaggtggaggttgcggtgagccgagattgcgccattgcactccagcctgggtaaaaagagtgaaactctgtctcaaaaaaaaaaaaaaacacctctcccAGCTGGctgcgctggctcacgcctgtaatcccagtacttttggaggccaaggtaggtagatcatctgaggtcaggagttcaagactagcctggccaacatggtgaaatcccatctctactaaaaacacaaaaattagccaggtgccgtgatgcgcacctgtagtcccagctactcaggaggctgaggcaggagaatcaccctaacctgggaggcagagatcacgccattatactccagcctgggtgacggtgagactccgtctcaaaaaaaagaaaaaaaaaaaaaaaagaaaaagtcaaggtTAGGGGGTTCAGCGAATAATTCTCTACAAGCCAAACAACAATGTAGGGCTAGGCTGATAGAAACTGGCTTTTAGAACCACTGTAGGGGGAAACTGAGAGGTAGGGACTGTGGAGAAGCAGAGAGCCCTTTTCCATTGCTGCCACTTCAGCTCCAGCCAAGTCTAGCTCTGTGGGAAGGCAGGGCCAGGAGTGGCAGATTGCCAATattctaagaaacagaaattcagatttttatggGAAATTTCTCCACGAAATAATTCTCACTACGGAAATCAAATAATATGTGTCTATGGGAACTTGCCCTTTAGCCCAAACATACACATGACCAGGAAAGGACAAATCTATAGGGGATGTGCCTGTGGACACTGGGCTCGGCTCCCTTGTCAAGCCCTCCCCTGGGCCAACCTCACAGAAAGGGCGCAGCTCAATTCCCTTCTGGTGAGTCGccactcactgcaatccctgcagGAGCTTTTAAAAGGGGCCAATGGAATCAATGGGAGCTTCTTGAATGATAAGGCTGTATGATAGTTGGTTTGGCTGGAATATATTGAacacaaagggaagaaaaaggaaagaaagctcaTGTGTGAGAGGTAAACATGAGTTGCATTAAACTCACGTGATCActaaacttctctgtgcctcagtttctccactaGGAAAAAGGGTATTACTAGTACCTACATCATAGGTTTATTACTAATGCAGATTAAATAACTATTTGTAAAACACTTAGGACAGTGGCAGGCAGAGGAGATGTCATGAAATCAGATGGAGTAGAGTGGTGGGAGAGTGACTCCCTTCATGTCTCTTACTCCTCATGCATCATCAGGGAGCAAGGCAGCCTGCTGCACCCTGGAGGCCCACACTCACCCAGCAGGGGCTGCCGCTCGCCCACGCGCAGCTGGTGGTGGAACTGCTTGCTGATCATGCGTCGGCGGGCATCGCTCTCGTGGGCGGCCATGTAGGGGATCTCCAGGAGCATGGCAGACACCAGGTAGACACACTCCAGCAGCTCCAGGTTGATGTGCAGGTGGAAGGGGACCTGCCGGCGCCGCTCCACCTTCTCCTGCTCCTGGTTGCGCTCCTGCAGGCTGCGCAACAGCAGGCCCTGGCCCAGAAGCTCCTTGGCTCGGCCACTGGACTGGATATCCAGCAGGGCGTTGTGCGCGTCCTTGGTCAGGCCTTGGCGGAAGGCACAGATGCCCAGCTGCACCATCGTGCGGTTGTAAAGGATCTGGGGGCAAAGGGTAATAATGCACTCAGCGGTGACAGCTGCAAGATGAGTCTTCATTTATTCCATAACTATGCcagctcacgtctataatctcagcactttggaaggctaaggtgggaggatcacttgagcccaggagttcaagatgggcctgagcaacatggagccACCCCATCGCTAAAAAGATAAACCACCAAAACAAAACTAAGCAAATCTATTTCAAGCAACTACTATGTGCTGAGCACtaggctggggagggagaagaaagtagACAGGTCCTTACCCTGTATGGAGCTTATGTCTAGGGGTGGGGTATGGTGGGCATGAAAGCCGCACTATGAGGGGAGCGACTCAGGctgagaggaaaaataaagcagaggacAGGGTCAGACAGGAAGTCTGCGCGGCGGTGGAGGTTCAAACGTTCATATAACTATAGAAGGCCTCACTGGGAAAGAATGTTTGAATAAAGACCTAAAGAAGAAAGAGCAAGTCATGCAGGCATCTGAGGAAAGAAcatcctaaaaaaagaaaatgtgaatgaagTGATCCTGTGGAAGAACCAGGCCAGGTATATTTAAGGACCAAGGGGAGAGACACAGCTAGGGCTGGTAAAAGATGTCACTACAAGCCGGGGGATGGGCAAGTATAAGCCATTTTATGGTTTTGAAGACAGGAAACCATGGGAAGGCTTTGAGCAAAGGTGATATGATCTGAAATAACTGAACAGGGTTCATCTGTACTATGAACACAAAAAGGGACCGGGGGGACACAACAGCGGAATCAGAGAGAAATCAGATGATGGTGGCAGGGTAAACACAGAAGTGACAGAGGCATTCTGATAAGGGACTGTGAACGGGAATGGCTGGAGAATCAGATGCAGTGTATGAGAGAAAAGTTCGAATTAAGAATGACTCCAAGGGTTCCGGTCCAAGCAACTCAGAAAAGGGAACTGCCACTAATTAAGACGGGGGCACGGTAAGTAGTACAAATCTTGGGGGAAAAGGCTAAGTGCAgtcataacaacaacaaaaatgtggaGATCGATGCCGGTCATAACTTACATGCAAAAAGCCTTAAAAAATGTTAGCAAACAATCCAGCAATATATAAGAGAGACAATATACATGATCAAACAGCATATATCTCAGGAACAAAAGGTAGgtataaaaatgtaatgaatttggctgggcgcggtggctcaccccagcactttgggaggccaaggtgggcggatcaccagctcagaagttcgagaccagcctgcccaacgtagtgaaatcccgcctctactaaaaatacaaaagaattgcttgagcctggaaggtggaggttgcagtgagctgaaattgcacccactcacccacagacacacacacacacacacacacacacacacacacacacacgagagtaATGAACTCATAGCTATTCATTATATGAAgataatgaaggagaaataaccaggtatttcttttttgtttgagacagtgtgGCAAGATCAGGActcctgcagccttgacttcctgagctcaagcaatcctcctgagtaggtgggattacaggcatgcactactatgcttgctaatttctgtattttttgtagagacagggttttgctacaCTGAACAGCAATGAAGATAGTATGGGATTCGCATAAAGACAGTCAATAAGATGAATGAGATAGAAAGGAATGACCTGAAAAACACCTACCCTTATAGGTAATGTGGTTTTTCACATGGTTTTCCACAGACACCAAAGCAATACAATGGGGGAAAGAAGTCTTTTCTACAAATGATGATGGATCAACTAGGTAAccatgtggagaaaaaagaaaccccTTCTTCTGACTGCGGTTTTGAACAACAAGAAACCCTGATCCCAACCTCACCAGATGCAAAAATCAAACCAAGACCAACTATAAGactaaatataaaagctaaaaccCATAGCAACTtacaaaaatatagagaaatttttaaaatcctcatgAATTTCAAGTAGGCAAAGGTTTTTTAGACAGGATCCAGAAAATAAttactatgaaagaaaaaaactgatgcATTAGATTTCATCCAAAGGCAtggttaaaaaaatgaagaagcaaaCCAGACTGGAAGGAAATATTCTCAATaattggaggctgggcatggtggctcatgcctgtaattccagcattttgggaggctgaggcgggcagatcacctaaggttcaagaccagcctggccaccatgctgaaaactcatcgctattaaatatataaaaattaactaggcatggtggcgcgcgcctgtaatctcagctactaaggaggctggggcaggagaatcacttgaacttgagagatggaggttgcagtgagccgagactgcaccactatactccagcctgggcaacagagcgagactctgtctcaaaaacaacaacaatgccCCTTGCCCCCCAAACTCAAAAGATCTTTGAgacaaggctgggcaacataatgagactctatctctataaaaaataaaaaattagccaggccgtAAAAAATTACATGTcctagctactatggaggctgaggtgggaggatcacctgaaccagggaaTTCAAGGCTACCACaggccatgatcatgtcactacactcagcctgagtgacagtgcaaggccctgtctcaaaaaacaaaaagaaaaaaagtttaaaagaccaccaccaccaatgggcgtggtggttcacccctgtaatcccagcattttgggaggctgaggcaggcagatcacttgaggtcagaggttaaAAACGAGCCtggccgacacggtgaaaccccatttcactaaaatacaaaaattagccagatgtggtagtgggcacctgtcatcccagctactcgggaggctgaggcaggagaatctgaacctgggaggcgactgctgtagtgagccgagatcgcaccactgcactccatccagcctgggcaacacagtgagactccctctcaaaaaaacaccGACACCACTAAAAGTTGACAAGGAGGTCCCAAACACTAGCAGGAGTGTAAAATGGTAAAACCACTTGAATTTCTTACAAGAATATAGCAGCTTCATTCATCAGAGctaaaaactggaaatcaaccaGGTGTCCACCAGGaggaaaacagataaaaaagCAGACAGGAGGGCTGTTTAAAAAACCAGCATTACAACCAGAGAGGTTCACTAGGTGCTCTACACATAAACATTTCCTAATTGCCTTGAATGCACATTTACAGGATCTACACTCCCAGAcacagcttttttttcccccagccacagcatttttttcttttttttttttttttgagatagagtctcactctattaccaaggctggagtgcagtggcgtgatctcagctcactgcaacctctgcctcttgggctcaagtactaccaagcccggctaattttttttttttttttgtagacacaaaaTAATGTGTTCACATGCAGGAGGACTGCAGGATGCTGGCATCTGGGAAAGACCAAGTTTTTACTTAAATTTGCTCTGGCCAAACAGGTGGCTATTCTGGTTAAGCCATTTTGCCAAAAGGACAGGGGCCTGTGGCATCTCCTTCACCTCCAGGGCCTCCCCACCCTACCTGCACTGGCGGGTCCGCATGCTGAATGTTATCCTGCAGGTGGCTCATGAGCATGAGGTCACGGGCCTGGTACCAGCGGGagtgcagggcatggtggtagatgtgGCAGAGGATGGCACACGTGCGGATCCGGTCTGTGCGGTCCTTGGCGTAGATGTACTTGCACAGTCTCTCCATCAACACAGCTGAGTCCTCACCCTCATTTTCTGCCTGGTCTTGCTCAGACTGGGGAGGAAAGGAGGTTGTTTGATAAGGAGATTGGTTTTAAAAGCCACAGCTTCTAGCAACCAAAGATGAGACTCTCTCCAGTCTCATTCTAATACCTCAGTTTCCCTCGCTGCTCCACCTGAGGAAGTCTCTAGAGAGTAGCCGATTTGCCATCAAGGCCTGACGGAAGTGGAGGGCAGGCAGACACACCCATTCCCCTCTGCCATGCACTCACCTTTGAGGAGCCCTCAGGCGGGGTCAGCTGCCGCTGATGGGCCTTGTAATCGAACTTGTAGTAGGTGTGCAGGATTCGCAGCAGGTAGATACGGCAGACCTCCTCAGTGGTACCCTTCTCCTCCAGGTAGCGCTGCACGCGCTcgatgatggcgcacacctgggCCTCGTCCTTCAAGTGCTCCACGTACTCTGGCAGGGAGAGCACCCACCCTCATCTCAGCTGGGCAGCCAGGCTTTCCCGACCATCTGTCACCACTCATTCCAGTCACCCTGACCCTCTTCTGCACCCGTCAGAAAAGTCTAGTCACTGTGCCCCGGAAAGACCATATCCCACTCCCAGGACCCAGAACCTTCCTGTCCCACAGCTTAGGAAAAAAATCCCAACTGCCAACTTCTGCCAATAAGGATCTGCCAGGTCTAGCCCTTGTCTGATCTCCCACAATTCTCCCTCTGCCTTACCATGCTCAAGTCACACTGGCCTTGTTATTCCTGGAACGTCAGGCAGGGTGCTCTCTGCTCCTCCTGTCAGGCACTGTCTTCAGCTGATTCTTCCCCTGACTAACTCCTCCTCGTCGGATCTCACCTCAGGCAGACCCTACCTAAGGATGCTTTCTCTAGCCATCAGCTACTGCAGTCACCCCTCCAGTCACTTTTTACCACAGGGCCCTATTTTAACTTCAAACACACACTTCACATTAACTagaattattatgattatttgagacggagtttcatcactctttagcccaggctggagtgcagtggtgtgatcttggctcactgcaatctctgccccgcTGGGtccaagtggttctcctgcctcaggcacccacgtaattgggattacaggtccaccacacccagctaatttttctattttgagtagagtcagggttttgccatgttggccaggctggtctcaaactcctgacctctgatgatccacctgccgcagcttcccaaagtgctgggattacagatatgaaccactgctcccagcctagaattatattatttaatatcttaCTATTATTTGCCAAACTGCCTTTCTCCATCCAGTACAAAAGGTAAGCTTTTGGCTGCCTTGCTGATCCCTACGGCCTTGACTTGATGGGCATATTCACACTTTTACTCAGTATGCTTCACTTTCACACCCCAATGCCTCTCACCCAAGCTAAACAAACCAAGTGAATAGATACCTTACCCCAAGGGTTCTCAAAGTATAGCCCTGAGACCAGCAACCTGGGAGCAGGctaaaggtgcatgccatcaGGCCACACCCAGACCTATGGAATCAGAAAGGATGGGACTGGGAACCAGTCTCATCAGGCCCTTCTGTGTTAATGCTGGGGTAAGGAAAGGCTGGCTTTTCAAGCACTCTGACTTAGTATAATCCTTACAAGGCTCTAAACCTTGTATTATTCCCTGCACTTTTCCTCTCACCAAAGCCTATGCTTGCTCAGGCTCACCTTGGGAGTGAGGATCagtattttgcattattttggtGAATTCTTCATCCATTCGTTCCACTAGAGTTAGGATGCAGCCACGGACACGCAGTGGCTAAAAAGGAAGTTGAAGGAGGAGTCAACAAATCAGTCCAGATCTCAGTCCCAAACCccaaccctcctgcctccctgagcCTCCCCTAAGCATAAAACACACAACTCCAATTATCCTGACAACTCCTCCCTTTACCTGGTCAGCGTTGTGCAGGTTCTCACTCTCTTCCAGAATATTCTCTCCAACAAAAATGTTGGGATTTGCAAACAGGATGTCCATCAGCTCATTGATGCAGTCCAGACACTTCCCCCACATCTCTGGCTGCCAAGATTTCAGACCACAGCAGAGTCAGGTGTGAAGGTAGAGTAAGCGGATGCCCTCTCCCTTCAGCAGGAATCGTGGGGCCTTCCACCACCAAGACTGCTTCCATAGCCCCTGAATCTTGAGATGCGAGGTACCTTCTTCCCCCAACCCACCAGCTATGCCCTGAGAGGCTCCTCTTCACTGCGCTCACCTTCATGTAGGTTGCCAGGTTGGGGTTGTAGTCATAGAGAGAGGCGATGATATTGAACTTTATCTTGACAATGACACCCTCTCCCAGGTTGTTTTCTGCCGCAATCTGAACCAGCAGTTGTAGCAGCTCAATCTGGGCAGCACTAGAAGGCAGAGAACTGGGTAAGGCTTTGGAGACAAATCACAAAGTCTCTCCCAGGATGCCCTCTTCAGATCACCCCTATCATCACCACCCGTATTGCTGCTTCTCCTTTATAAATTCCAAACAGAAGCAGCAATAATCCTAACCATCCTGAAATGCTGTGAAATGCTTTCACACCTACCACCATCCTCTGTTACCTAATGACTGAAGATAAACATCCCTTTAGttgtttaatcttaaaaaaaaaaaaaaaaaaaaaaaaagctgggcttggtggctcacgagtttgagaccaggctggccaacatggcaaaaccccatctctactgaaaatacaaaaaaggaggGAACgttatctcattttatagataagaaaacagcCCCAAAAGGTTAAGTGATTGGTTTCAGGTCACGAGAAGAGTAAACAGCAGATAATGAACGGGGGAGCCCCAAGCATACCATTCCTCTACTACAGTCACACTCAGACTCTCTCAACAATCCCTTCCCCAATCTCTACCATAGGGAAAAAGAGCTTCCACCCCGTAATCCCACCACCCAGGCCCACAAATCTTACCGATCAGTTCCCTTCTTGCCTCGTGCCTGTAGGATCTCAT carries:
- the LOC101031364 gene encoding eukaryotic translation initiation factor 3 subunit C isoform X1, translating into MSRFFTTGSDSESESSLSGEELVTKPVGGNYGKQPLLLSEDEEDTKRVVRSAKDKRFEELTNLIRTIRNAMKIRDVTKCLEEFELLGKAYGKAKSIVDKEGVPRFYIRILADLEDYLNELWEDKEGKKKMNKNNAKALSTLRQKIRKYNRDFESHITSYKQNPEQSADEDAEKNEEDSEGSSDEDEDEDGVSAATFLKKKSDASCGESRKFLKKMDDEDEDSEDSEDDEDWDTGSTSSDSDSEEEEGKQTALASRFLKNRAPTTDEDKKAAEKKREDKAKKKHDRKSKRLDEEEEDNEGGEWERVRGGVPLVKEKPKMFAKGTEITHAVVIKKLNEILQARGKKGTDRAAQIELLQLLVQIAAENNLGEGVIVKIKFNIIASLYDYNPNLATYMKPEMWGKCLDCINELMDILFANPNIFVGENILEESENLHNADQPLRVRGCILTLVERMDEEFTKIMQNTDPHSQEYVEHLKDEAQVCAIIERVQRYLEEKGTTEEVCRIYLLRILHTYYKFDYKAHQRQLTPPEGSSKSEQDQAENEGEDSAVLMERLCKYIYAKDRTDRIRTCAILCHIYHHALHSRWYQARDLMLMSHLQDNIQHADPPVQILYNRTMVQLGICAFRQGLTKDAHNALLDIQSSGRAKELLGQGLLLRSLQERNQEQEKVERRRQVPFHLHINLELLECVYLVSAMLLEIPYMAAHESDARRRMISKQFHHQLRVGERQPLLGPPESMREHVVAASKAMKMGDWKTCHSFIINEKMNGKVWDLFPEADKVRTMLVRKIQEESLRTYLFTYSSVYDSISMETLSDMFELDLPTVHSIISKMIINEELMASLDQPTQTVVMHRTEPTAQQNLALQLAEKLGSLVENNERVFDHKQGTYGGYFRDQKDGYRKNEGYMRRGGYRQQQSQTAY
- the LOC101031364 gene encoding eukaryotic translation initiation factor 3 subunit C isoform X2 codes for the protein MSRFFTTGSDSESESSLSGEELVTKPVGGNYGKQPLLLSEDEEDTKRVVRSAKDKRFEELTNLIRTIRNAMKIRDVTKCLEEFELLGKAYGKAKSIVDKEGVPRFYIRILADLEDYLNELWEDKEGKKKMNKNNAKALSTLRQKIRKYNRDFESHITSYKQNPEQSADEDAEKNEEDSEGSSDEDEDEDGVSAATFLKKKSDASCGESRKFLKKMDDEDEDSEDSEDDEDWDTGSTSSDSDSEEEEGKQTALASRFLKKAPTTDEDKKAAEKKREDKAKKKHDRKSKRLDEEEEDNEGGEWERVRGGVPLVKEKPKMFAKGTEITHAVVIKKLNEILQARGKKGTDRAAQIELLQLLVQIAAENNLGEGVIVKIKFNIIASLYDYNPNLATYMKPEMWGKCLDCINELMDILFANPNIFVGENILEESENLHNADQPLRVRGCILTLVERMDEEFTKIMQNTDPHSQEYVEHLKDEAQVCAIIERVQRYLEEKGTTEEVCRIYLLRILHTYYKFDYKAHQRQLTPPEGSSKSEQDQAENEGEDSAVLMERLCKYIYAKDRTDRIRTCAILCHIYHHALHSRWYQARDLMLMSHLQDNIQHADPPVQILYNRTMVQLGICAFRQGLTKDAHNALLDIQSSGRAKELLGQGLLLRSLQERNQEQEKVERRRQVPFHLHINLELLECVYLVSAMLLEIPYMAAHESDARRRMISKQFHHQLRVGERQPLLGPPESMREHVVAASKAMKMGDWKTCHSFIINEKMNGKVWDLFPEADKVRTMLVRKIQEESLRTYLFTYSSVYDSISMETLSDMFELDLPTVHSIISKMIINEELMASLDQPTQTVVMHRTEPTAQQNLALQLAEKLGSLVENNERVFDHKQGTYGGYFRDQKDGYRKNEGYMRRGGYRQQQSQTAY